The Plutella xylostella chromosome 25, ilPluXylo3.1, whole genome shotgun sequence region TCTCAAGTACGCTCTTTATCTTActtaactgcctctgtggtctagtggtagaagcttcgcttcatgacccagaggtcccgggttcgattcccgggtgggaccatcaatttgtgtttctaaattgtggttctgagtttggttaggacatagaaggctgatcacctgatgtccgaaacagtgaaacgatccatgctgtcggatgggcatgtaaagcagtcggtcctgcgcctagctctctccagtcgtgtcggtcaatccgtcccattgggctatgagagtgatggaacagagagtgctcctgtgtactgcgcacacacttgggcactataatctactcttgcgtagatggctgatctcagttgagattggccgccgtggtcgaaattcggctaggaggacattaccATTATTAtcttacttaatatttatcGTTTATCGCACAATTTTCAAAAGTAATAATACTTTTGAAAATGTTGCAATAATAGCTTTCTTAATTTCTCAAACTAGATTCTTCTCCTATACTGCCACTCCAGAATAGAGTTTTTTCTATGCTATGAAATTCGTCTTAGAATTTCATAGCAAGACCGTAATATGAAACTTTCACAAGTTTAACAAAAGCTtgtcataaatataaaattcgtaacttatttatacttataacttTTCCTTGTAAGTTgggagaaaaaaaaatgatacTTAGTAACCATTGCGTTAccattcattataattttttaggGTGCATAGCAATAGAAAATTCTATATCACATTTCCGCCGAACTTATTGGATATTTCTTGCAAAATATTCTTTTTCTATGGTATGCCTATTATCCGAAGTTGATTGATTGATGAAAAATTGGTTGATAACCAAATACAGTATCTATGCACACCACCATCATACGACCTATGACGGCTTGGAAATAGCTTGCACGTCCAACTACTAAAACTGTCCGGTTTTCGTGAAATTCGGTGAATTATAAAAACCTACAATAAGATAATGAGGTTACAGGACTTACAGGTTACCTAATATAGTTACAACTTTGAGAGCGTTACAGAGAAACCAATGATCAGAGGGACCAATGATTTCCTCTAAGCCAGTTTCTCAGTAACAAAGTACTTACTACTATTTGTAAttctcaataaaaaaaaagtattcttGGTTCTCTTAGTTTATGGAGTGTGTAGCACATTTAGTTGAATCTAAACATTGCTTGGCAGCAAAATCGCCTTGGACGGCTATTATTAGTACACCGCAACCACTTTTATTATTAGAAATTCACGCTATCTACTCCATACTCATATTCACATCGTTCCCAAGTGATCACTTCACCTGTATTCattctaaataatatttgagtACCCGCTATCAAATAGCTTGCACTGATATCGCAGTATATTTCTTAAACAATATCCCCCTCTTGAAGTGAAGATGTAAGAACAGTAGAGCATCCTAGACGTGAGCTCATCGTGGATAAGTGTCTTCATAAATGCTTTATTAACGGCACAATTGGCCACTTCCCCCGGTCCTAAtgccatttttattttatccgACAAGTCTGTCTGTCAGGCCCCGCGACCGCATCAATTACAACCCGCCTCGACACGGGCCTACGAGTGACACTTGTTATATTCCACTCCACTTGGATTCCCATCAGTTATTCCGGTTTAACCTTTATAGAGATTATAAATGCGGTCGCTGGGACGCGGGGGGCAACCTTGTCTGTTAGCTATTTATATCGAAGGCTGTGGTCGGGGGTAGGCGGCGCGGCGCATGCGCGTGGTTACGTaacgccgcccgcccgcgccgcctgcACTCTTTGTGCTCATcgcattatgaatatttcacCTCTCACGGGTCCCGTCCGCGCCTTAATTAATTGCAATGCCAATTAAAACTTTGCAGGGCCTTCCAATCGTTTATTCAACAGGAACCGACCCATTACACGGCCTTCAGTCAATATGGACCTTGCGAAATGGAGCGCGTATTGGTCGGCCTTCTTCCTTATCCTATTTTAGTAGCTGTGCAGAGTTTAATGAGGCCCGTTGTTGACCGCTCGTCAATTATCGACTGTTGCCGTGTTTACGCGCTCGTGTGGACTCCCACCGCCGCTGCACGACGCATGCACGACATATTTCACTGACGTCACTGCCAGTCGGTTACTAGGTTAACCGAGGCTTATAGCTCCTGCATTTTGGTGCTGCATTCGCTTGAATGTCACGAAAATCGATACCTCCAAATTCACGTAAATCATTCAACAGCATATTATCTGAAGTAGCACAAAAGCATGTTTGTCGATCAATAGGCACGTACCTACATGTGTGCGGGTGTCATGCATCGCTGGACTAGTTCAGTCTGAGGTTCGCACACGCTAGTTCAGATCAATTGATGTCATTGAGCCGATGATCCCTCCCTGGACTGTTTGCTCTTTGGCAAGGTTACTCGGTAACTATACCGCTGTTTGATTGCGAACACAATGCAGGCGAGGGGGGCGATTCTCCAATCACTACCAGTATCTGTGTACAGTTATTTTTTAGCGTGATCACTGTAGAAGTTTAGAGCATAGAAGCCATAATTAAGCTAGCCCCAAACAATGCCTATTGGCATTATTTAATCCAGTAGTTACTTGAAAGCAATATCTCATGGTCACAAATTCACAATCCCTGTTATGCAATGCTCCTCATTTTATgatctttatttttttcaagcaTTTTGTGTGATTCTTAAATCTCTGTGTTTTTTACTGTAGCTggattttgaataaaattcaatttattgGTACAACACCATGCAACTTCCTGTGATATTGCATATTAATGCACTGATCCAAAATCCAGCTACTGTGTTTTCATTCTTACGTGTTTCAAACAAGCATACAGCATGATAACTTTACCGTTCACTCTTATTTTACTCATGACTTTCATGACGTATTCCGCTCGTGTAAATTAATTCCAGTTTCCTGGTTCCATTTCCTCATGCTATATGTTTGTCCTCACCACCATATCCTTTGCATGACCCCTAGGGTCGCCTGTAGACTGTGTCTAGCCCCTAGTTGTGTTTCCAGCATGGCAGATCGGACTCATATCGCGTCGCCACCATCGGGCCAGTTAAGGACGATAATCGAACAGCAGACGGAGTCTTTaaggtttttatttacatcattcatttcatttgtACCTACAGCGGCGCGGCAGATGCGTGATTCAACATTGCACGGATCGCCAATCATTACTGTCATATACTGCATGTACTTTTTATGTTACGAGGTGATGCCGTTTTTGAAATCTGCATGAAATGTTTGTGATTCCCATCCAGTTTTTGGTTTCCGATTACcttaaataagatttataGAGAAATGTCTAAGACATTAAAGGCCCGATACGTCAGCAGTACGTTAATATAATCAACTCAAGAAAACCTGGATTACTGTGAAACtacttatgaaattttacgtttCCACCTATGAATGTGTGCACTCGCAATGTTTCCAGACTCGCCGCAAGCCTCCCGCGAAAAAACGGAAACCAGGAGATTTAGATGACCTCAAGCAAGAGTTGGACATTGACTTCCACAAAGTAACTCCCGAAGAACTCTACCAAAGATTTCAAACACACCCAGAAAATGTAAGTGCACCCTAAATATAGCGTACTCTATAATCTATTGATATCTTTCAGTGATTCTCCAGAGATTTGAGGctaatttgacatttgtttccAGGGCCTTAGTCACGCAAAAGCGAAAGAAAACCTTGAAAGAGATGGTCCAAACGCGCTCACGCCGCCCAAACAGACGCCCGAGTGGGTGAAGTTTTGTAAAAATCTGTTTGGAGGATTCGCGTTATTACTTTGGATTGGTGCTATACTTTGCTTTATTGCCTACGGTATTCAGGTGAGATATCTCCATGACCATCTATGTGCTACCTTAACTCCCAACTTACCTCGTTAAGACCTAAAGCTGTATCGCTTTGTTAACagttgtaactttttcatacTCTGTTATTTTCCCAGTCATCTCTATCAGctttaacaatataaaatatactccAAACCCATCAAAATATGAACTAATAAGCCGCTagttaaaattcaaatttcaaacaacGTCCGCATTTCAAAAGCCTTCTCTCCCCAGGCGAGTACCGTTGAAGAACCAGCAGACGACAACTTGTACCTCGGAATCGTGTTGGCGGCGGTGGTGATCGTGACCGGAATATTCTCGTACTACCAGGAGAGCAAGTCGTCCAAGATCATGGAGTCCTTCAAGAACATGGTGCCCCAGTTTGCGACCGTCATCCGCGAGGGGGAGAAACTGACGCTCAGGGCCGAGGACTTGGTGCTTGGAGACATTGTTGAGGTGAGGTTTTAGGCAGGTTGCAGGGGTACTGTTTAGTCTAACTACGagtgtaaaaatatatgtttgatATGATTATATTGATTCCTCTAGCTTCAAACTGAAAAAGCGCAATTAATCGCCATCTTACCAATGATCATGGGATATCCTGTTTCATtttacatcaaaataaatcAGCGGATGCGTAGCATCTTTAAAACCAGTCCAATTTAGAGAACTTACATTCACCGAACAATCACTTTACGCCACATACGCACAACAAATAACAGTGTCACTGACCAAACGCAACCATCACCAGGTGAAATTTGGCGACCGTATCCCTGCTGACATCCGTATCGTGGAATCCCGCGGCTTCAAGGTGGACAACTCGAGTTTGACCGGAGAATCCGAGCCGCAATCCCGAGGCGCCGACTTCACCAACGAGAACCCGCTCGAGACCAAGAACCTGGCTTTCTTCTCTACCAACGCTGTTGAGGGCACCGCTAAGGGAATCGTGATCTGCTGTGGAGACAACACCGTGAGTTTCAGATATTGCCATCCATTAACAGTTTGTTATTATAGGTGGAAAACCCATAAATTGTCTTCACCCTTGagacatgatgatgatgctaactgtcaaatacaaacatatCAGTTAAAATCTGTACCAATGGATCACTATTGATGACCTGTTGGTCCACAAAAATCTTCATGACAACAAGAACCAAACCCAACCAATTAACACAACCAACCCCTTCAGGTGATGGGCCGTATCGCCGGTCTGGCGTCGGGTCTGGACACCGGAGAGACGCCCATCGCCAAGGAGATCCACCACTTCATCCACCTCATCACCGGCGTCGCCGTGTTCCTCGGAGTCACTTTCTTCCTCATCGCTTTCATCCTCGGCTACCACTGGCTGGACGCTGTCATCTTCCTTATTGGTAAGTGGTTGCAGGTTAAAAAGCTATGTATTTAAACATCATGTAACAAGTTTTCCGATATATTCAAAATCTCCAATATATCAACAGTGATTTCACAAATCTTTGTATCAACTAGAACAACATCACAAAACTTACCACCTTTGTCTAGAGCCTACTCCAAAACAGAACAAAAACACTCACGCACACCAACATTTCAGGTATCATCGTAGCGAACGTACCCGAAGGTTTACTGGCCACCGTGACCGTATGTCTGACCCTCACTGCCAAGCGGATGGCGTCCAAGAACTGCCTGGTCAAGAACCTGGAAGCCGTGGAGACCCTCGGCTCCACCTCGACCATCTGCTCTGACAAGACCGGAACCCTCACGCAGAACCGGATGACCGTCGCCCACATGTGGTTCGACAACCAGATCATTGAGGCCGACACCACTGAGGACCAGTCTGGAGTACAATACGGTGAGTTACCTTGGTCTGCTGGACCATCATCACCTAATATTTGTCCAATAGTggactgctggacataggtcaCTACCAAGGAGCGCAACGACACTCTTGTCATTGGTCTTAGttactcatcatcatcagatgCCTACTAAATTCATCGCAAAACAAACCTTTACGTCACTAGAACAAACTTCATCCAGTAACCATCTTCTGTACTCCACAGACCGCACTAGCCCCGGATTCAAGGCTCTAGCCATGATCGCGACCCTCTGCAACCGCGCCGAGTTCAAGGGAGGCCAGGACGGAGTGCCCATCCTGAAGAAGGAAGTGGCCGGAGACGCCTCGGAGGCAGCCCTGCTCAAGTGCATGGAACTGGCGCTCGGAGACGTGCTGTCCATCAGGAAGAGGAACAAGAAAGTGTGCGAGATTCCCTTCAACTCGACCAACAAGTACCAGGTTTCCATCCACGAGAGCGATGACCCTAGCGACCCGCGCCACCTGCTTGTGATGAAGGGAGCCCCTGAGAGGATTCTGGAGAGGTGCAGCACCATCTTCATTGGTGGCAAGGAGAAGGTAATATTATCCTACAGATTCTTACTATTTTAACGTAAGGTTCATTACAAGGCCATCTCTTTAATGCCGATCACAGTTTAACTTATTGTTTCTTCCCTCAAAGATATCAACGTCTCACCACCCGATAGCCAATAACAAATGACTCTTTGTCACCAGGTATTGGACGAGGAAATGAAGGAGGCGTTCAACAACGCGTACTTAGAACTGGGAGGTCTCGGCGAGCGAGTGCTCGGGTTCTGCGACTTACAGCTGCCGTCGGACAAGTACCCCATCGGCTACAAGTTCAACACGGACGACCCCAACTTCCCGCAAGAGAACCTCCGCTTCGTCGGCCTCATGAGTATGATCGACCCGCCCAGGGCCGCCGTGCCTGATGCCGTTGCTAAGTGCCGGTCTGCTGGTATTAAGGTTAGTTGACATaatgagacataatcatggtaaatggtaaaatttccccccgctaAAATTTACAGACTTTTTGGTATGAAtaaagatcgctatgacgcttcccgagggtacatcGTACCAAGTTGGACGGGTTATACGAATTGTAGTCCTAGCCATTCGatttaaagtgtcaaaaaaaaTCCTACTCTTTTACAGCTACTTAGGATGACTACTGAACGTAAAAAGCAAGACATTTAAATAAGGAAGAATGACTATCACAATCAGAGTTGTAATATTGAGTAAACACAGGCGTCGGAGAGATAAATACAGTGTGTTAGCGCCATTGATTAGCGTCTATTATATTAGCGTTTGCCGATGATTTGTAGCGCGCAGCTACAAATTGACTTTGACGTGCTAATAACACGTGTGACGACTCAATTATGATCTTAAATAGACATAATCACGTGCGAACGAGTGGAAAAAAGCCAACTTTATCGACGGCATCGAATATAAACCTACCGCAAttcttcttctagtgcctctccactactggaggttggcagtcagctctgAATACTCCACTCTATTCTTCCCCAAGCGCATCAGCTGTTCTACGCTGGCCACTCCAGTCCTTTCTCTTTTGTTGCGCAATTACATGTTTACAAATTCGCTTCTCTCCCCAGGTAATCATGGTCACCGGTGACCACCCAATCACTGCCAAGGCCATCGCCAAGTCGGTGGGCATCATCTCGGAGGGCAACGAGACGGTGGAGGACATCGCGGCGCGGCTCAACATCCCCGTGTCCGAGGTCAACCCGCGCGAGGCGAAGGCCGCCGTCGTACACGGCACCGAGTTGAGGGACATCGGCTCGGACCAACTCGACGAGATTCTCAAGTGAGTTTGGACCATGGACATTGGAGCTTCTGGTTTTGGTAGGAGAATTTAATGTGATGCTCGGGCAAAACTATTATACCCTGATTTTTGCATGAtctcttataaaaaaaatataagtagctCCTAAAAAGTATAGGGCTATAAAAAGTATAGGGCTATAATCAGAAGCAAAAAGCTAATCGCATTGTATAATAGCGTAACCAAAGTTAGAGTAGACCAAAAAGTCAAGAAAATCACTTTTGAAACGCTGAACTGATTTCAAGCACTTTTCAAATAACAAAAACGTTAAATACGAATTGATATTTAAATCTTATCTTttccaaatttaaaatctacGCATTCAATTCACATAAACCAAATCACTAACCCCACCTCAAACCCTCAGGTACCACACCGAAATTGTGTTCGCCCGTACGTCGCCCCAGCAGAAGCTGATCATTGTGGAGGGTTGCCAGCGCCTCGGAGCCATCGTGGCCGTGACCGGTGACGGAGTCAACGACTCGCCCGCGCTCAAGAAGGCCGACATCGGAGTCGCCATGGGTATCGCTGGATCTGATGTGTCTAAGCAGGTGAGGACTGTTGAGTAAAACTGGTGGAATGGTCCCAATTTTTCTTATCTACGGGTGCATGAAAGTAGATTTAATTTGACTGgttaatcctttcaccatggcTACAAACTCAAGTCTAGCTCCAGTGTCTGTCACGCAAAGAAGGATCAAGTGAACGGTGCCGAAGAGAAAAGGGAAATATGGGATCAAGcgttacatattattattattatcacagTTCCTACTTTCTAGCCTCAGTGAAATAACAAAAGACGGCTACCATTTTCACGTCAAAACAGGCTGTCTGTTTTTGTATCTAAGCCGAAGTTTCCGCGCAGGCTGCCGACATGATTCTGCTGGACGACAACTTCGCGTCGATCGTGACCGGCGTGGAGGAGGGCCGACTGATCTTCGACAACCTCAAGAAGTCCATCGCTTACACGCTCACCTCCAACATCCCCGAGATCTCCCCCTTCCTCGCTTTCATCCTGTGCGATATCCCCCTTCCCCTTGGTACCGTTACCATCCTGTGTATCGATCTGGGAACCGACATGGTAAGTTCGACTTTTAATTTGGATTGTCTTTCGCCCTTTATGCCCCCCTAGATGGTACAATGCAAGAAGGGAGAAGTACAATGAAAAATCTGAGGTTTTAAAAACTC contains the following coding sequences:
- the LOC105380390 gene encoding sodium/potassium-transporting ATPase subunit alpha isoform X9; this encodes MGETRRKPPAKKRKPGDLDDLKQELDIDFHKVTPEELYQRFQTHPENGLSHAKAKENLERDGPNALTPPKQTPEWVKFCKNLFGGFALLLWIGAILCFIAYGIQASTVEEPADDNLYLGIVLAAVVIVTGIFSYYQESKSSKIMESFKNMVPQFATVIREGEKLTLRAEDLVLGDIVEVKFGDRIPADIRIVESRGFKVDNSSLTGESEPQSRGADFTNENPLETKNLAFFSTNAVEGTAKGIVICCGDNTVMGRIAGLASGLDTGETPIAKEIHHFIHLITGVAVFLGVTFFLIAFILGYHWLDAVIFLIGIIVANVPEGLLATVTVCLTLTAKRMASKNCLVKNLEAVETLGSTSTICSDKTGTLTQNRMTVAHMWFDNQIIEADTTEDQSGVQYDRTSPGFKALAMIATLCNRAEFKGGQDGVPILKKEVAGDASEAALLKCMELALGDVLSIRKRNKKVCEIPFNSTNKYQVSIHESDDPSDPRHLLVMKGAPERILERCSTIFIGGKEKVLDEEMKEAFNNAYLELGGLGERVLGFCDLQLPSDKYPIGYKFNTDDPNFPQENLRFVGLMSMIDPPRAAVPDAVAKCRSAGIKVIMVTGDHPITAKAIAKSVGIISEGNETVEDIAARLNIPVSEVNPREAKAAVVHGTELRDIGSDQLDEILKYHTEIVFARTSPQQKLIIVEGCQRLGAIVAVTGDGVNDSPALKKADIGVAMGIAGSDVSKQAADMILLDDNFASIVTGVEEGRLIFDNLKKSIAYTLTSNIPEISPFLAFILCDIPLPLGTVTILCIDLGTDMVPAISLAYEEAESDIMKRRPRNPFTDKLVNERLISMAYGQIGMIQAAAGFFVYFVIMAENGFLPTYLFGIRKQWDSKAINDLTDSYGQEWTYRDRKALEFTCHTAFFVSIVVVQWADLIICKTRRNSIVHQGMRNWALNFGIIFETALAAFLSYTPGMDKGLRMYPLKFVWWLPAIPFMLSIFIYDEIRRFYLRRNPGGWLEQETYY
- the LOC105380390 gene encoding sodium/potassium-transporting ATPase subunit alpha isoform X8, producing MGETRRKPPAKKRKPGDLDDLKQELDIDFHKVTPEELYQRFQTHPENGLSHAKAKENLERDGPNALTPPKQTPEWVKFCKNLFGGFALLLWIGAILCFIAYGIQASTVEEPADDNLYLGIVLAAVVIVTGIFSYYQESKSSKIMESFKNMVPQFATVIREGEKLTLRAEDLVLGDIVEVKFGDRIPADIRIVESRGFKVDNSSLTGESEPQSRGADFTNENPLETKNLAFFSTNAVEGTAKGIVICCGDNTVMGRIAGLASGLDTGETPIAKEIHHFIHLITGVAVFLGVTFFLIAFILGYHWLDAVIFLIGIIVANVPEGLLATVTVCLTLTAKRMASKNCLVKNLEAVETLGSTSTICSDKTGTLTQNRMTVAHMWFDNQIIEADTTEDQSGVQYDRTSPGFKALAMIATLCNRAEFKGGQDGVPILKKEVAGDASEAALLKCMELALGDVLSIRKRNKKVCEIPFNSTNKYQVSIHESDDPSDPRHLLVMKGAPERILERCSTIFIGGKEKVLDEEMKEAFNNAYLELGGLGERVLGFCDLQLPSDKYPIGYKFNTDDPNFPQENLRFVGLMSMIDPPRAAVPDAVAKCRSAGIKVIMVTGDHPITAKAIAKSVGIISEGNETVEDIAARLNIPVSEVNPREAKAAVVHGTELRDIGSDQLDEILKYHTEIVFARTSPQQKLIIVEGCQRLGAIVAVTGDGVNDSPALKKADIGVAMGIAGSDVSKQAADMILLDDNFASIVTGVEEGRLIFDNLKKSIAYTLTSNIPEISPFLAFILCDIPLPLGTVTILCIDLGTDMVPAISLAYEAPESDIMKRQPRDPYRDNLVNRRLISMAYGQIGMIQAAAGFFVYFVIMAENGFLPTYLFGIRKQWDSKAINDLTDSYGQEWTYRDRKALEFTCHTAFFVSIVVVQWADLIICKTRRNSIVHQGMRNWALNFGIIFETALAAFLSYTPGMDKGLRMYPLKFVWWLPAIPFMLSIFIYDEIRRFYLRRNPGGWLEQETYY
- the LOC105380390 gene encoding sodium/potassium-transporting ATPase subunit alpha isoform X7, with amino-acid sequence MASKESLDTRRKPPAKKRKPGDLDDLKQELDIDFHKVTPEELYQRFQTHPENGLSHAKAKENLERDGPNALTPPKQTPEWVKFCKNLFGGFALLLWIGAILCFIAYGIQASTVEEPADDNLYLGIVLAAVVIVTGIFSYYQESKSSKIMESFKNMVPQFATVIREGEKLTLRAEDLVLGDIVEVKFGDRIPADIRIVESRGFKVDNSSLTGESEPQSRGADFTNENPLETKNLAFFSTNAVEGTAKGIVICCGDNTVMGRIAGLASGLDTGETPIAKEIHHFIHLITGVAVFLGVTFFLIAFILGYHWLDAVIFLIGIIVANVPEGLLATVTVCLTLTAKRMASKNCLVKNLEAVETLGSTSTICSDKTGTLTQNRMTVAHMWFDNQIIEADTTEDQSGVQYDRTSPGFKALAMIATLCNRAEFKGGQDGVPILKKEVAGDASEAALLKCMELALGDVLSIRKRNKKVCEIPFNSTNKYQVSIHESDDPSDPRHLLVMKGAPERILERCSTIFIGGKEKVLDEEMKEAFNNAYLELGGLGERVLGFCDLQLPSDKYPIGYKFNTDDPNFPQENLRFVGLMSMIDPPRAAVPDAVAKCRSAGIKVIMVTGDHPITAKAIAKSVGIISEGNETVEDIAARLNIPVSEVNPREAKAAVVHGTELRDIGSDQLDEILKYHTEIVFARTSPQQKLIIVEGCQRLGAIVAVTGDGVNDSPALKKADIGVAMGIAGSDVSKQAADMILLDDNFASIVTGVEEGRLIFDNLKKSIAYTLTSNIPEISPFLAFILCDIPLPLGTVTILCIDLGTDMVPAISLAYEAPESDIMKRQPRDPYRDNLVNRRLISMAYGQIGMIQAAAGFFVYFVIMAENGFLPTYLFGIRKQWDSKAINDLTDSYGQEWTYRDRKALEFTCHTAFFVSIVVVQWADLIICKTRRNSIVHQGMRNWALNFGIIFETALAAFLSYTPGMDKGLRMYPLKFVWWLPAIPFMLSIFIYDEIRRFYLRRNPGGWLEQETYY
- the LOC105380390 gene encoding sodium/potassium-transporting ATPase subunit alpha isoform X10, whose protein sequence is MGETRRKPPAKKRKPGDLDDLKQELDIDFHKVTPEELYQRFQTHPENGLSHAKAKENLERDGPNALTPPKQTPEWVKFCKNLFGGFALLLWIGAILCFIAYGIQASTVEEPADDNLYLGIVLAAVVIVTGIFSYYQESKSSKIMESFKNMVPQFATVIREGEKLTLRAEDLVLGDIVEVKFGDRIPADIRIVESRGFKVDNSSLTGESEPQSRGADFTNENPLETKNLAFFSTNAVEGTAKGIVICCGDNTVMGRIAGLASGLDTGETPIAKEIHHFIHLITGVAVFLGVTFFLIAFILGYHWLDAVIFLIGIIVANVPEGLLATVTVCLTLTAKRMASKNCLVKNLEAVETLGSTSTICSDKTGTLTQNRMTVAHMWFDNQIIEADTTEDQSGVQYDRTSPGFKALAMIATLCNRAEFKGGQDGVPILKKEVAGDASEAALLKCMELALGDVLSIRKRNKKVCEIPFNSTNKYQVSIHESDDPSDPRHLLVMKGAPERILERCSTIFIGGKEKVLDEEMKEAFNNAYLELGGLGERVLGFCDLQLPSDKYPIGYKFNTDDPNFPQENLRFVGLMSMIDPPRAAVPDAVAKCRSAGIKVIMVTGDHPITAKAIAKSVGIISEGNETVEDIAARLNIPVSEVNPREAKAAVVHGTELRDIGSDQLDEILKYHTEIVFARTSPQQKLIIVEGCQRLGAIVAVTGDGVNDSPALKKADIGVAMGIAGSDVSKQAADMILLDDNFASIVTGVEEGRLIFDNLKKSIAYTLTSNIPEISPFLAFILCDIPLPLGTVTILCIDLGTDMVPAIALAYETAESDIMKRPPRNPFCDKLVNERLISMAYGQIGMIQAAAGFFVYFVIMAENGFLPTYLFGIRKQWDSKAINDLTDSYGQEWTYRDRKALEFTCHTAFFVSIVVVQWADLIICKTRRNSIVHQGMRNWALNFGIIFETALAAFLSYTPGMDKGLRMYPLKFVWWLPAIPFMLSIFIYDEIRRFYLRRNPGGWLEQETYY